In a single window of the Nitrospirota bacterium genome:
- a CDS encoding DsrE family protein — translation MADETLGIMVTKYENLEHIAGVVKAARATGHPVTVFMTDEGVKFSRDPKFLELLKVGGVEISVCAHSCERLGIHDKTEGISYGSQYNNAGMLHDSTRVLIF, via the coding sequence ATGGCTGATGAGACGCTGGGCATCATGGTTACGAAGTATGAGAACCTGGAGCATATCGCCGGTGTGGTGAAGGCGGCGAGGGCAACAGGGCATCCGGTGACGGTCTTCATGACCGACGAGGGCGTGAAATTCAGCAGGGACCCCAAGTTCCTCGAACTGCTCAAGGTTGGCGGCGTCGAAATATCGGTCTGCGCGCACAGTTGCGAGCGGCTCGGGATCCATGACAAGACCGAGGGGATATCCTACGGCAGCCAGTACAATAACGCCGGGATGCTGCACGACAGCACAAGGGTCCTGATATTTTAA
- a CDS encoding DUF2318 domain-containing protein has translation MKKCIKCGIEMDDTSIYCKACSIAVKANSGHEQKKERVMGRDKTWIKPTAIAAVIVFVALAGWFLKDVASAKHAGMRQNFAPQREQAARHINAVVVNDEGGVVRIPLTSVEDGNAHFFTLPSGGKRISFFAMRAPDGSIHTAFDACVSCNHAKLGYRQEGDVVVCNNCGMGFKPTDIGRETGGCNPIPVNMSVDGKMLMLKTKDLEAGAQYF, from the coding sequence ATGAAAAAATGCATCAAGTGTGGAATTGAAATGGACGATACGTCGATATATTGCAAGGCCTGCAGTATTGCCGTGAAGGCAAACTCAGGGCACGAGCAGAAAAAGGAGCGGGTGATGGGCCGGGATAAGACCTGGATCAAACCAACGGCGATAGCGGCCGTGATCGTTTTTGTAGCGCTCGCGGGCTGGTTTCTGAAAGATGTTGCCTCGGCAAAACATGCGGGCATGCGCCAGAACTTTGCTCCCCAGCGTGAGCAGGCGGCACGCCATATCAATGCCGTGGTGGTGAATGACGAGGGCGGTGTTGTTCGCATCCCTCTCACATCCGTGGAGGACGGCAACGCGCATTTCTTCACGCTCCCCTCGGGCGGGAAAAGAATCTCATTTTTCGCGATGCGCGCGCCGGACGGGAGCATCCATACCGCCTTCGATGCCTGTGTGTCCTGTAATCACGCCAAGCTGGGGTATCGGCAGGAGGGCGACGTCGTGGTTTGCAATAACTGCGGGATGGGCTTCAAGCCCACGGATATCGGGCGCGAGACCGGCGGTTGCAACCCGATCCCGGTCAATATGTCCGTAGATGGGAAGATGCTTATGCTGAAGACAAAAGACCTTGAGGCAGGGGCGCAGTATTTTTAA
- a CDS encoding YeeE/YedE family protein gives MVSTIMFVLTGLLVGAAVGFVMQRGRFCMNSAYREVLFQDYTMLRAYVLAVVVTMIGANLIEDLGWLQHADETGAMVAGTLYRQGFAPWANIIGGYIFGLGIVLAGGCGSGILYKMGEGNLAYVFAVFGFFFGIVITKYGLLRPVYDALVSTIVTLEDGETPTLSNIIGVNKWIVIAVVSAASLPLILKGEPFRKVKKGYSWSVVGLLLGVVAIAAWWASEYFGGRARGLSFTGPLREFFLAVGFGNYMNDPAQIVATESRTLLGITFSWSSLYVLAVPFGAYLSGRLMNEVKMKVPPADELLKVLLGGTIMGIGAQIGGGCNVGHGLTGMSTLAVSSWVATTFIILGNWTMAYFLLIRPMRDLE, from the coding sequence ATGGTTTCCACTATCATGTTTGTGCTGACCGGCCTGCTCGTCGGCGCCGCCGTCGGCTTTGTAATGCAACGCGGACGTTTCTGTATGAACTCGGCGTATCGGGAAGTGCTTTTTCAGGACTACACCATGCTCCGCGCGTATGTGCTTGCCGTGGTGGTCACCATGATCGGCGCGAACCTGATCGAGGACCTGGGGTGGCTCCAGCATGCTGACGAGACCGGGGCAATGGTCGCGGGTACACTCTATCGTCAGGGATTTGCGCCGTGGGCGAACATCATCGGCGGGTATATCTTCGGTCTGGGTATCGTGCTTGCCGGCGGATGCGGGAGCGGCATCCTGTATAAAATGGGGGAAGGGAACCTGGCGTATGTTTTTGCCGTGTTCGGGTTCTTTTTCGGTATCGTCATAACCAAGTACGGACTTTTGAGGCCGGTCTACGATGCGCTGGTCTCAACGATCGTGACCTTGGAAGATGGTGAGACCCCGACGCTGTCGAATATCATCGGTGTGAATAAATGGATAGTCATCGCGGTGGTTTCCGCGGCTTCCTTACCCTTGATCCTCAAGGGTGAACCATTCAGAAAAGTGAAGAAAGGCTACTCCTGGTCGGTCGTGGGGCTGCTTCTCGGTGTAGTGGCCATTGCGGCATGGTGGGCATCGGAGTATTTCGGCGGCAGGGCCCGCGGACTTTCATTCACCGGCCCGTTGCGCGAGTTTTTCCTCGCCGTCGGCTTCGGGAACTATATGAACGATCCCGCGCAGATCGTTGCGACGGAGTCCAGGACGCTTCTGGGGATCACATTTTCGTGGAGCTCGCTCTATGTTCTGGCAGTTCCCTTTGGCGCCTATCTCAGCGGCAGGCTCATGAACGAGGTCAAGATGAAGGTGCCGCCAGCCGATGAACTGCTCAAGGTGCTCCTTGGCGGGACCATCATGGGGATCGGCGCCCAGATCGGCGGAGGATGCAACGTTGGACACGGACTCACCGGGATGTCAACCCTGGCGGTCTCGAGCTGGGTAGCTACCACCTTTATCATTCTGGGCAACTGGACCATGGCGTACTTCCTGCTCATCAGACCGATGAGGGACCTGGAGTAA